GACTTCCTGTTCTCCCAGCACGAACTGCCGATCGAGACTCCCAACTAGGTAGCGAAGCTCATGCCCCCAGTTTATCGATGTCCAGGGCAAGCTTGACGTCGCGTGCGCTCAGCCCCTTGCAGTCATGGGTGGTGAGCGTGATCTCGACCCGGTTATAGACGTTTGACCATTCGGGATGATGGTCCTGTGCTTGCGCCAACAAGGCGACCTTGCTCATGAAACCCCAGGCCTCGACAAAATCCTTGAAGCGGAAGCTGCGCTGGATGGCGTCCTTGCCCGCCACCATTTGCCAGGCAGGCAATGTGGTGAGGGCAGCAGTGCGTTCGGTCTCGGTCAGCTTCGCGATCATGTTTTTGATCCTGGTTCAGTTCAGCGGATGAGGGGCGCCAGATATTGCGGAATGCTCTTCTCAAGACGCTGGTTGAGATCCTTCATCGCCGCGTCGAGCAGGTTGAACAGCATCGCCTCGCGCTGATTGAGCGTCATGTTCTCCGGCACTGTCTGCGAGCGGGTGACTGTCTCGGTGACGGTGCCGGATTTGCCGCTGATCGGGTTGCCGGCGTCAAGGCGCACGGTGATGGCGAGATCGTAGCGGTCTGACTGTTCCGTCTTGAGCGCCGCGCTGATGCCGCTGGAACGGGGGAGGGGGACGCGTACGGCACGGGCCTCGACCACGGTATAGGTCGCCTGGCCGCGCTCACCCGCCGCCTGCAGCCGCTCGCGCGCCCAATCCGCCACCAGCGTTTCCGGAGCTTCCGGGTAGTCGGCAGCGTTGTCGTCGGGGTGCTCGGCACTGCGATACCCAGACAGGATCTCGATCCGGGCGACATCGAGCCGGATCGGCGCCAGGTGCTGGAACGTGATCTCGGGGAAACGCTGCCGCGCCGGCGGCGTGTCACAGGCAGCAAGGCTGGCCGATGCGACGAGGCCGAGCAGCAGCAGGCCAATCTGGCGTGGAACAAAGGCTAGGACACTCATGGCGGATACCGACTCGCGTACAGTGGATGGGTTGTGACCAGCAGAACCTGCCATATCTCGCATGGTTCCGCAGCGCTCCAAGGGGGGCCGCCCAGGACCGGGCGGGCTGCACGGGCGGCAAGCCCATATACAGTTGCAAATGAGTTGCAATTGCATATGGGCTTGTCTAGGATGTGCGGCGGGGGGACAGATTCCATAAGTCACAAGGATTGCGCATGGCCGCCAACGACAATGCCTGCACCGATCACACGGACAGCCTGCTGGCAGAGGATGCCAGCGAGATCTTTATCGAATCGCTGCCCTTTGCCAGCCAGTTCGCGATCTGGGCGGCACGCAGTTGGGTCACGGCCCTGAAGCTCGACCAGCCTTTCGAGGTGGTCAGCGGTGGCACTTTCCGCCGGCTTGACCTGTTGCCGGCCCAAATCGCGCTCGATGGTTTCTTTCGCACGGTCGCCAGTTCGGCCACTCAGCTGATCGATATCCGCTGCATGAAGTGCCGCTATGTCAGTGCCGACGAGATGATCTTCCATCAGGCGCTCTCCGGCGCGCAGCAGGGGGATTCCTTTGCTGCCTATCATGCTCTGCGCAACTGGCTGCCGCCGGCTGCCGCGCGCATTGCCTTCGGCTCCCTCAAGACACTCGCCACTCAACTCGCGCAGGCCGATCTGCGCCTGGCATCACCGACGACTGTCGCGTCGTCGGTGGACAAGCCGGCGCTTATGAATGAGCGGGCGATGCCCTCTCTGGCGCTTCACTAAATGTGCCGAGCGGATTTTTCTCCCAGGCAAATATACCAATTGCTCTAAGGTGTTAGCAATCAATTAACCTTGTACCATCAGGCGACCCGTCTCATGATTGCGAGATGACGCCCAGGAGAAATTCGACCCGGCCCTGCCGCCAAAATGTATCGGCTGGCTGTGCTGCATTGAGTATCGTGCAGGGCGGTCGGGTGTGGCCGCTATCATGATGCAGATTGTCGAGCATGCATCGCAGACAGCCCCCCAGGCCAATGTCGATTACGCCGGCAACAGGCAAAAAAACCGCCCGGCTGGACGAGCCTCGCTCCTGCTGATCGCCATTCCGCTGGTGATATTGCTGGTGGGTTGCCTTGCCACCTATGCTGTCTATGGCGAGCTGCTGCGGCGCGCCGAAGATCTGTGGCGCGAAGGGGCGCAGAACCAAACTGAACGGCTTGATGCGGCGTTTGCCGATGCGCTGCGGGCGACTCAGGTGCCCCTGCGCGCAATTACCGGCCTGTTCCTGGGATCGGAAACCGTCACCAGGGTGGAGTTTGAACGGGCTGTAGCGGCGCTCGCCAGAAATGATCTGGCGCCCGGCGATATTTCTATTGCCCATCTCCTCGCCGATGAGGGTGGCGACTATTACATGCCCTTCGGTATTGGCCTCGAGCGCTACGGCAAAGTCAGCCGCGATCCGGTCAACTGGTCAGGCCTGGAGAGCGCGGTGGCATTGGCCGCGCAGCAACCGCAACACCTGCTGTTGTCCCCACATCCCATGTTCGAGGACGATATTGGTCCACGCTTTGCGCTGGTGGTTGCCCTCGCCACCGGAGACAGTCCGCCATTGCTGGTGGCGCCGCTCAATCTCGAGGAGATCCTCGCGAACTTTGTGGCGGCCAATGTACCGCCCGGCCTCCACCTCAGTGTTTCCCATGGAGCCTTGATCGAGAGCGAACTCTATCCGATCGCCTACCGACCGCTACCAGCCCAACCGGGCTTCAACATGCTCGACCAGTTCCAGGTCGCAGCGATGCAGACATTGGCTTCCCGCATTGTCTATGCCGGGGCAGAGTGGCAGCTCACCTGGGCTGTGGCGCCGACCTATCAGGGCGGCCCGAACCGCAACCTGGCCAATGCGGTGCTCATCGGCGGGCTCTGCTTCTCGGTCCTCTGTGCCCTGCTGTTTCTTCTGGCGCGGCATGAGATCAAGCGTGAACGCGCGCTGTCGGCGACCGCCAAGCAGGCCGCCGACATGTTCCGCCAGCATATGGTGCAGTTGTCCCTGGCCCGCGATGCGGCCGAGCAAGCCAATCGTGCCAAATCACAGTTCCTGGCCAATATGAGTCACGAATTGCGCACACCGTTGAATGCCATCATCGGCTTCTCGGACATGATGAAACTCGGCATTGGCGGCCGGGTGGAGAATGAGCGGCACCTGGAATGCGTCAAGCATATCAGCGACAGCGGCACGTTGCTGTTCAAGCTCATCGACCAGCTGTTCGATACGGCCAAGATCGAGAGTGGGCAGCTTGAGCTCACGGAAGAACCGCACGATGCCGTTGCCTTGGCGCGCGAGGCTATTGCATTGGTGCAGCCGGTCGCCAATACCAAGCAGATCCGCCTCACCTTGGAAGCTGGTGCGGATCTCCCGGCCTGGCTGGTCGATTATCGCGCGGCGTTGCAGATCCTCAACAATCTCCTCACCAATGCGGTGAAGTTCTCCGGCCGGGACACGGTCGTGGAAACGCGCCTGCAATCCATGGCGGATGGCGGCCTGATGATCGCGGTCATCGATCAAGGCCCCGGCATTGCGCCTGAGATCCTGCCCCGGATATTCGATCGCTTCTCGCGCGGCGATCCCATGGTCTCAGGGAAGGAAGAAGGACTTGGCCTTGGGCTCTGGATCGTGCGCAACCTGGTCGAGATGCATCGCGGCGGCATCAGCGTGGAAAGCGTGGTGGGACAGGGCACCACCATCAGGATGCGCTTTCCACCCCCGGCCAGCGTTCGGTCGGCGATAGATCCAGCAACCATTCCCGCCGATTGATGTCGGCGCCCCCAGATTCCTGCGTATGAAAATCCGGCTCAGGCGCCCGGTGTGACGTCACCCAGCGCAAAGCGGTACTCGCTGTTGCAGAATTCGCAGGTCACGACCAGCGCGCCATCGATGGCCAGGTCCTGGAGTTCGTCTGCCGCCAGTGATTTGAGGACATTCTCGACACGGCCGCGCGAGCAGCGGCACTGCGCCTTGAGATCGTGACCGCTGAAGACGCGAACGCCGTCTTCATGGAACAGGCGATAGAGCAGATCATGCATGCCGGTCTCTGGCCCCAGCAGCTCCCTGTCCTGGGTGCTGGCCATCAGGACGACGGCCCGACGCCAGGCATCTTCCGCTTCTTCGGTGCCGGCATCGAAGGAATCCTCGTTGCGGCCATGCCAATCATGGGGTGTCGAGCCGTCCGGCGTCCAGCCACCTTGCGACGTGCCTTGCATCGGCAGGCGCTGCAGCATGATGGCGCCGGCGCGCCAGCCGCCGGGATGATGCTCGACGGCGAGCTTGAACGCCGCCTGCAGCTGTTCCGACTGCCGGAAATAATGATGGATGCATTCCACAAGGCTGGTGCCTTCCAGCTCGACAATGCCCTGGTAGCGCTCGGCATGCTCGCCCTGGTCCACGGTAAAGGCGAGATAGCCGCCACCGGTCAAACGCATGAGATTGGCGGAGGCTGCCGGTATGGCGACCACCGCTTTCTCGTCGAACTGCGCATAGCCGCGCACATTGCCGGCCGACGTCACGTCGGCGACCAGCACCTTGACGGCGCCATTGCCCTTGGCCTGCAGGGTGAAGACACCCTCATACTTCAACGTCGCCGCCAGGATGGCCGCCAACGCCATCATCTCCGTGAGGAGATGCGCCACAGGTTCCGGATAGGCGTGTTTGGCGATGATTTCGCTCGCCACCTGGTCGATGCGGATCAGGCGGCCACGGACGCCATGGCCCTCGATCTGGAACGGTTGGACATAGTCGCTGGCGGGTGGGGCTTGGACGGCTGCTTCCATGGATTTCATACTAAAGCAGACCGAGGCACCAATAAAGAATCCCCTGCTGGGCATGCAAGCGATTCTCCGCCTCTTCCCAGACCACCGATTGCGGCCCGTCGATGACCGCGGCGGTCATTTCGTCGCCGCGATGGGCCGGCAGGCAATGCATGAAAATAGCATCGGCTTTGGCCAGCTTCATCAGCTTCTCGTCGACCTGGAAACGGCGCAGTTGTTCAGTGCGGTCGAAGGAATCGGCATCGCCCATCGAGACCCAGGTGTCGGTCACGATACAATCAGCGCCCTTCACGGCTTCCTGCGGATTGTCGGAAATCTTCACCTTGCCGCCTTGTTCATGCGCCCAGTTGATGACGTCGCGCGGTGGCGCCAGATTGGCGGGGCAGGCGATGTTGAGTTCGAAGTCGAAGCGAACGGCGGCGTGGATCCAGCTCGTCGCCATGTTGTTGCCGTCGCCCGACCAGGTCACGCGCTTGCCCTTGATCGGCCCCCGATGTTCCTCGAAGGTCATGACATCGGCCATCAGCTGGCAGGGATGGGTGCGGTCGGTCAAGCCGTTGATGACCGGCACGGTGGCGTGTTCGGCCAATTCCATCAGCTTCTGCTCGCGCGTGGTCCGGACCATGATGCAATCGACATAGCGCGACAGCACGCGGGCGGTATCGGCCACGGTTTCGCCACGGCCGAGCTGCGAGCTTTCACGTTCAAGGACGACAACCTCGCCGCCCAGCCGCTTCATGCCGATCTCGAACGAGACGCGGGTGCGGGTCGATGGCTTCTCGAAGATCATGGCCAGCGCCTTGCCGGCGAAAGGCTTTTCGTTGCCGTCCGGAAAATTCTTGGCCTTCACGGCTTTCGACGTGTCGATGATGCGCCTGAGATCGGCGGCCGACATGATATCGAGGTCGAGGAAGTGCTTTGGTGTCGTGGTCTGGGTCATTTTCAGGCAGCCTTGGCTTGGGCCGCGACGGCGGCCAGCATGTCGATGGCGGAATCGATCTCCGCGTTGGTGACGATGAGCGGCGGCAACAGGCGGATGGTGTTGTCGGCGGCACCCACGGTCAGCAGACCGACACCGCGCAGACTTTCCACCATCTCTGTATTGACGACACCGCTCGCGCATTTGAGGCCGCGCATCAAACCCTTGCCGCGCTTGCCCTCGAATGCGCCGGGGAATCGTCGCAGCAACTCGTCGATGCGCGCATCGAGGTGCGCGCCGACCTTGTTCACCGCCGGCAGGAAGTCATCGGCCAGGATGATGTCGAGCACGGCATTGCCGACCGCCATGGCGAGCGGGTTGCCGCCGAAGGTGGTGCCGTGGGACCCCGGACCGAAAGCTGCCGCCACCTTGTTGCTGGCAAGGCAGACGCCCATCGGGAAACCGCCGCCGATGCCCTTGGCGGTGGCGACGATATCCGGGGTGACGCCGGCCCATTCATGGGCAAAGAACTTGCCGGTCCGCCCGACGCCCGACTGCACTTCGTCGAACATCAGCAGCAGCCCGAATTCGTCGCACACCTTGCGCAGGCCTTGCAGGAACTCGATATCGGCGGCGCGCATGCCGCCTTCGCCCTGTACCGGCTCGATCATGATGGCGGCCGTCTCCGGCCCCACCTTGGCGCGCACTTCATTGAGGTTGTTGAAGGCGCAATGATCGAACCCGTCCACCACCGGGGCATAGCCCTTGAGGTATTTCTCGTTGCCGGCGGCGGCCAGGGTCGAGAGGGTGCGGCCGTGGAACGAGCCTTCAAAGGCGATGACGCGATAACGTGCCGGATCGCCGAAATCATCCTGGTATTTGCGAATGAGCTTCAGGCCGCACTCGATCGCCTCGGCGCCGGAATTGGCGAAGAAGGCCTGGTCGGCGAAGGTGGCGGCGGTCAGGCGTTCGGCAAGCCGCGTCTGTCCCGGCACCTGATAGAGGTTGGAGGTGTGCCACAGCTTCTGCGCCTGGTCGACCAGGGCCTTCACCAGATGCGGATGGCTGTGCCCCAGTGCCGTCACGGCGATGCCGCTGGCAAAATCGAGGAAACGTCGGCCGTCCGCCGTGAAGAGATAGGCCCCTTCGCCGCGCTCGAAGGCGAGTTCGGAACGGGCATAGGTCTGCATCAGGCTGGAGGGCTTTTGGACGGTCATTTTTGCCTCTGAAGGGTCGAAAAAGGGCTCATTCATGCTGGAAAGCGGCGACTATCGGGAGATGGCTCCCCGCTGTCAACCGGCGAGGGGGAATTGGGGGGTCATCGCGAAAGCTTCTTGCTCATATAGACGGTGGTTCCGTTCATAAAGGCCTCCTCCCGCTCCACGACATAGCCCAGTCGCCGATAGAGCAGGACATTGGCCTCAAATGCGCCGTTTGTGAGCAGGCGGAGTTCGAAGCAGCCCGCGTCCATGGCCTTCTGCTCGGCATGGGCGAGGAGGTGCCGCCCGATCCCCTGGCCTTGGGCGGCTGGCGCGACGGCGACATTCTCGATCCAAAGGTGATCAGGGCGCTGCATGGTTTCGATCAATCCGACGATGGGGCCACCTATCCGGCCCTGCTCGACCATGACATCGAATTGGTGTTCCAGCAGGGCCTGGCCGTAATCGGTTCGCATCGGCAGCGGCTCGCGGCCGATCACCGGCACCCATTTGGCATAGGCGGCGTGCACGATATCGGTGATCGCCGCAGCCTCGTGCGGTTCGGCCGGCCGGATCATGAAGGTGAAATCGCGCGTCATGGCTGTTGTTCCAGAATATGGACATGAAAAACCCCGCCGACCGGTTGGGTGGGCAGGGATACTTTGGTGGACGGTGGCTGGGACCTATCGTCCCGCTGGTATTCCCGTTCGCGCCAAAAGCTGAGCCTTCCGCACCTTGATGCAGAATCGACGTCGCTGGGCAGATGCGGAAATATGCGTGGACATGCGGCCATCCTAAAAAGGAAAGGTGACGCGGTCAAGTTAGCTAGGGTTTGAGGCGATAACCGCGCCGGAACCAGGTGTAGGCCAGGGCAAAGAGCATCGCGTTCATCGCCAGCAGCACGGCAGCGCCGATCCAGGGATTGGACGAGCCGGTGCCGGTCATGCCGAAGCGGAAGCCGTCGATGATGTAAAAGACGGGGTTGAGGCGCACCAGTTCCTGCGCCAGCGGCGGCAGGTTTTCGACCCGGTAGAACAGGCCCGACAGGAAGGAAAGCGGCAGCAGCAGGAAGGTATGGACCGCGGCATAGGAGTCCCATTTCTCCGCCCAGATGCCGACCAGGATGCCGATCAAGCCATGCATCATGGTGCCCATGATGGCAAAGAACAGGATCGCCCAGGGCTGCACAAAGGTGAGGTCGGCAAAGAACAAGGTGATGAGGGCGACCGCGATGCCGACGGCGCTCCCCGCGAGACAGGCGCCCGCGAGATAGCCGCAGACACGTTCGACGGAGGAGAGCGGCGCCATGAGAAGATCTGCCATCACCCGTTCATGCTTGTCGAAGATGAACGAGCCGCAGGCATTTTCGAACGCTTTTTCGCAGGCGACGAAGATGATGAGGCCGGGGGCGATGAAGTTGAGGAGATCCGCATTGCTGCCGCTGCTCCCGCCCACGGTGCGGATCGCCAGATGGAAGACGGCAAGATAGAGCAGGCTGGAAACCACGGGGCCGAGGATCTGGTAATTATAGTCCTTGAGGCCGCGGCTGGTTTCGCGCCGTGCCAGCGTGAACAGGCCCAGCCAGTTGACCGCACCGAAGCGCCGCAGCCGGCCGCTATGCGAGAGAATACCCGCCATCATGCCTTCAACCGGCTGCCGCGCTCAAAACTCAGGTAATTGGCGAGCAGCAGGGCGGCGTTGACGCCGATCAGCGCCAGGGCACCCAGCAGCAGCGACCCGTCGGCATGGCCTATGAAGCCATAGCGAAAGCCGTCGATCATGTAGAAGAAGGGGTTGAGATGGGCGAGCACCTGCCCGAACTCAGGCAGGCGCGCCGTCGAATAGAAGGTGCCGGACAGGAAGGCCAGCGGCGTGATGATGAAATTCGTCACCGCTGCCATATGGTCGAACTTCTCGGCATAGATCCCGGCGACGATGCCGAGCTGCGCCAGCATCAGGCTGGCCATGATGCCGTAGAACAGCAGGGGCAGCACATTGCTGACCTGCAGCGGCACGAACAGCCAGATGGCGGCCGCGGTCGCAACACCCACCACCAGGCCCCGTGTCAGACCACCCAGGGCCAGGCCCAGCGTGATCTCCAGTGCTGACAGTGGGGGCATCAGCAGGTCGACGATATTGCCCTGGATCTTGGCGATCATCAGCGAGGAGGAGGCGTTGGCAAAGGCGTTCTGCGTCATCGCCATCATGATGAGGCCGGGTGCCAGGAATTCCATGTAGGGAACGCCGCCCACCAGTTCGACCGAATGGCCCATGGCCAGCACGAAGATCGCCAGGAACAGGAGCGTCGTCACCATCGGCGCCAGCACCGTCTGCGTGCCCACGGCCAGGAAGCGGCGCACCTCCTTCCGGTAGAGGGTCCAGAGGCCGATCCAGTTGACGGCACCATAGCGGCGCGGGGTGAGGGCGGGGATCATGATGGCGGGAAGGTAGGGCCCTCTGCTGTCGCGCGCAAATGCGTTCTCTGCAAGGGGCCCGTGCTACTGTGCCTTCACCATTTCGCCATTGCCGGTGAAGGTGGCGGTGGCCAGCTCGACGAACTTGTCCATGATCTCGTCCGGCGTCTTCAGGCTCTGCGGATCTTCGCCGGGATAGGCCTTGGCGCGCATGCGGGTGCGGGTGCGGCCGGGGTCGATCATGTTGGCGCGCACCTTGGTCTGCTGGATTTCCTGGGCATAGATGCCAACCATCATCTCCAGCGCCGCCTTGGAAATGGCGTAGGTGCCCCAATAGGCGCGGGGACCGCGCGCGGCGCCTGAGGTGAGGAAGATGGCCCGCCCGGCATCGGATTGCCGCAGCAATGGATCCAGCGAGCGCAGCAGGCGCCAGTTGGCAGTGAGGTTGATGTCGATGACCTCCTGGAACTCCTTGGGCGAAATATGCCCGAGAGGTGAGAGGGTGCCGAGCACACCTGCATTGCCGACCAGGATGTCGAGCTTGCCGAAGCGCTCGTAAAGTGCGGCACCCAGCCGGTCGATGGCGTCGAAATCCTTGAGGTCGAAGGGCACCAGCAGGCTGGTCTTGCCGCTGATGCCGCGGATTTCGTCATCGAGTTCCTCAAGCCCGCCGGTGGTCCGCGCGGTGAGGATCAGCTCGGCGCCTTCTTTGGCATAGGCTCTGGCGATGGCGGCACCGATGCCGCGCGAGGCGCCGGTGACAAGGGCGATACGCCCGGCGAGTCTGCCGGGCTTAGCAACGGTCGCCGTCATGCTTAAGCGCTCTTTTCGGCCAGCAGCGAGAGCTGCGTGATGTTCTCGTTGCTCTGGTCGGTAAGCTCGGTCGGATAGTCGCCGGTGAAGCAGGCATCGCAATATTGCGGCGATTTGCTGTTGCGGCCCTCGGCATGGCCCATGGCGCGGTAGAGGCCATCCAATGAAATGAAGGCGAGGGAATCGCAGCCGATGAAATCGGCCATTTCCTGGACGCTCATGCGCGCGGCCAGCAGCTTGCTGCGCTCCGGCGTATCGATGCCGTAGAAGCAGGAATAGGAGGTGGGCGGGCTGGAGATGCGCATATGCACCTCGGTGGCGCCGGCCTGGCGCATCATCTCGACGATCTTCTTCGAGGTGGTGCCGCGCACGATCGAATCATCGACCAGGATGATGCGCTTGCCGCTGACCTTCGCACGGTTGGCATTGTGCTTCAGCTTGACGCCGAGATGACGGATCTGGTCGGTGGGTTCGATGAAGGTGCGGCCGACATAGTGGTTGCGGATGATGCCGTATTCGAACGGGATGCCCGACCCTTCGGCATAACCCAGTGCCGCCGGCACGCCGGAATCCGGCACCGGGATGACCACGTCCGCATCGACGCCGGCTTCCTTGGCGAGTTCCGCGCCGATGCGCTTGCGTGCATCATAGACGCTGACACCTTCCATGACGGAATCGGGCCGGGCGAAGTAGATGTATTCGAACACGCAGAAGCGATGCTTGGTGGGCGAGAAGGGACGCAGCGAGGTGACGCCGTTCTTGTCC
This Rhodospirillaceae bacterium DNA region includes the following protein-coding sequences:
- a CDS encoding ABC transporter permease, with amino-acid sequence MAGILSHSGRLRRFGAVNWLGLFTLARRETSRGLKDYNYQILGPVVSSLLYLAVFHLAIRTVGGSSGSNADLLNFIAPGLIIFVACEKAFENACGSFIFDKHERVMADLLMAPLSSVERVCGYLAGACLAGSAVGIAVALITLFFADLTFVQPWAILFFAIMGTMMHGLIGILVGIWAEKWDSYAAVHTFLLLPLSFLSGLFYRVENLPPLAQELVRLNPVFYIIDGFRFGMTGTGSSNPWIGAAVLLAMNAMLFALAYTWFRRGYRLKP
- a CDS encoding aspartate aminotransferase family protein; this translates as MTVQKPSSLMQTYARSELAFERGEGAYLFTADGRRFLDFASGIAVTALGHSHPHLVKALVDQAQKLWHTSNLYQVPGQTRLAERLTAATFADQAFFANSGAEAIECGLKLIRKYQDDFGDPARYRVIAFEGSFHGRTLSTLAAAGNEKYLKGYAPVVDGFDHCAFNNLNEVRAKVGPETAAIMIEPVQGEGGMRAADIEFLQGLRKVCDEFGLLLMFDEVQSGVGRTGKFFAHEWAGVTPDIVATAKGIGGGFPMGVCLASNKVAAAFGPGSHGTTFGGNPLAMAVGNAVLDIILADDFLPAVNKVGAHLDARIDELLRRFPGAFEGKRGKGLMRGLKCASGVVNTEMVESLRGVGLLTVGAADNTIRLLPPLIVTNAEIDSAIDMLAAVAAQAKAA
- a CDS encoding amidophosphoribosyltransferase, which codes for MLTTNPFDDDKLKEECGIIGIFGVEEAATRTVLGLHALQHRGQEAAGIVSHDGEDFHAHRAMGHVADNFSHHDVVGRLKGRAAIGHVRYSTTGETALRNVQPFFAELAFGGIAIGHNGNLTNAAAIRREMVKRGSIFQASSDTEVIPHLMATHLRGNVVDRLINALHQVEGAYSIVAIAKDMVIGVRDPLGVRPMVLGKLGDGYILASETCALDIMSADYIRDVEAGEMVILDKNGVTSLRPFSPTKHRFCVFEYIYFARPDSVMEGVSVYDARKRIGAELAKEAGVDADVVIPVPDSGVPAALGYAEGSGIPFEYGIIRNHYVGRTFIEPTDQIRHLGVKLKHNANRAKVSGKRIILVDDSIVRGTTSKKIVEMMRQAGATEVHMRISSPPTSYSCFYGIDTPERSKLLAARMSVQEMADFIGCDSLAFISLDGLYRAMGHAEGRNSKSPQYCDACFTGDYPTELTDQSNENITQLSLLAEKSA
- a CDS encoding 4a-hydroxytetrahydrobiopterin dehydratase produces the protein MIAKLTETERTAALTTLPAWQMVAGKDAIQRSFRFKDFVEAWGFMSKVALLAQAQDHHPEWSNVYNRVEITLTTHDCKGLSARDVKLALDIDKLGA
- a CDS encoding GNAT family N-acetyltransferase, with the protein product MTRDFTFMIRPAEPHEAAAITDIVHAAYAKWVPVIGREPLPMRTDYGQALLEHQFDVMVEQGRIGGPIVGLIETMQRPDHLWIENVAVAPAAQGQGIGRHLLAHAEQKAMDAGCFELRLLTNGAFEANVLLYRRLGYVVEREEAFMNGTTVYMSKKLSR
- a CDS encoding Hsp33 family molecular chaperone HslO; this translates as MEAAVQAPPASDYVQPFQIEGHGVRGRLIRIDQVASEIIAKHAYPEPVAHLLTEMMALAAILAATLKYEGVFTLQAKGNGAVKVLVADVTSAGNVRGYAQFDEKAVVAIPAASANLMRLTGGGYLAFTVDQGEHAERYQGIVELEGTSLVECIHHYFRQSEQLQAAFKLAVEHHPGGWRAGAIMLQRLPMQGTSQGGWTPDGSTPHDWHGRNEDSFDAGTEEAEDAWRRAVVLMASTQDRELLGPETGMHDLLYRLFHEDGVRVFSGHDLKAQCRCSRGRVENVLKSLAADELQDLAIDGALVVTCEFCNSEYRFALGDVTPGA
- the argF gene encoding ornithine carbamoyltransferase; translation: MTQTTTPKHFLDLDIMSAADLRRIIDTSKAVKAKNFPDGNEKPFAGKALAMIFEKPSTRTRVSFEIGMKRLGGEVVVLERESSQLGRGETVADTARVLSRYVDCIMVRTTREQKLMELAEHATVPVINGLTDRTHPCQLMADVMTFEEHRGPIKGKRVTWSGDGNNMATSWIHAAVRFDFELNIACPANLAPPRDVINWAHEQGGKVKISDNPQEAVKGADCIVTDTWVSMGDADSFDRTEQLRRFQVDEKLMKLAKADAIFMHCLPAHRGDEMTAAVIDGPQSVVWEEAENRLHAQQGILYWCLGLL
- a CDS encoding SDR family NAD(P)-dependent oxidoreductase, translated to MTATVAKPGRLAGRIALVTGASRGIGAAIARAYAKEGAELILTARTTGGLEELDDEIRGISGKTSLLVPFDLKDFDAIDRLGAALYERFGKLDILVGNAGVLGTLSPLGHISPKEFQEVIDINLTANWRLLRSLDPLLRQSDAGRAIFLTSGAARGPRAYWGTYAISKAALEMMVGIYAQEIQQTKVRANMIDPGRTRTRMRAKAYPGEDPQSLKTPDEIMDKFVELATATFTGNGEMVKAQ
- a CDS encoding ABC transporter permease yields the protein MIPALTPRRYGAVNWIGLWTLYRKEVRRFLAVGTQTVLAPMVTTLLFLAIFVLAMGHSVELVGGVPYMEFLAPGLIMMAMTQNAFANASSSLMIAKIQGNIVDLLMPPLSALEITLGLALGGLTRGLVVGVATAAAIWLFVPLQVSNVLPLLFYGIMASLMLAQLGIVAGIYAEKFDHMAAVTNFIITPLAFLSGTFYSTARLPEFGQVLAHLNPFFYMIDGFRYGFIGHADGSLLLGALALIGVNAALLLANYLSFERGSRLKA
- a CDS encoding HAMP domain-containing histidine kinase; the encoded protein is MMQIVEHASQTAPQANVDYAGNRQKNRPAGRASLLLIAIPLVILLVGCLATYAVYGELLRRAEDLWREGAQNQTERLDAAFADALRATQVPLRAITGLFLGSETVTRVEFERAVAALARNDLAPGDISIAHLLADEGGDYYMPFGIGLERYGKVSRDPVNWSGLESAVALAAQQPQHLLLSPHPMFEDDIGPRFALVVALATGDSPPLLVAPLNLEEILANFVAANVPPGLHLSVSHGALIESELYPIAYRPLPAQPGFNMLDQFQVAAMQTLASRIVYAGAEWQLTWAVAPTYQGGPNRNLANAVLIGGLCFSVLCALLFLLARHEIKRERALSATAKQAADMFRQHMVQLSLARDAAEQANRAKSQFLANMSHELRTPLNAIIGFSDMMKLGIGGRVENERHLECVKHISDSGTLLFKLIDQLFDTAKIESGQLELTEEPHDAVALAREAIALVQPVANTKQIRLTLEAGADLPAWLVDYRAALQILNNLLTNAVKFSGRDTVVETRLQSMADGGLMIAVIDQGPGIAPEILPRIFDRFSRGDPMVSGKEEGLGLGLWIVRNLVEMHRGGISVESVVGQGTTIRMRFPPPASVRSAIDPATIPAD